A stretch of the Leptospira harrisiae genome encodes the following:
- a CDS encoding alginate export family protein, whose translation MQRSKGYFYFLLLAVIMPLTRPRAEPTETQTPEVTVQTPKPYVSTMKEKGIDPEYNRHMFVEPELSKHSANSQQFWLNDVLRFGLYLRPRQESRYNLDFNASDKGYIDRTLQTSSIYFIFDPSPYVQAKVTLQDARVWGGESPASSGDIRANFFNNTADIYSKNQTNAVSLNQTGVREAFVTLNQLPLHSKFQIGRQIWAYGDQRIIGGGNWTVNGLSFDGARLMFNYDNFKVHFLMARPYWTQSGTNGVVSANDSKLNSAATGTDTTLLGTYNSFTIPDWVTLDLYSLGVVRKWKKNPVNPVTGLPASSNDDPLATNRSKQNQNLITTGFRLTNRTKGNFLPEGKSWDFTWESAFQTGTSGRRIQDPYLKEFLPNEYDNSRTEREKYTGQMHVFQTGYTFFKKLRLGGQVLYASGDKNRADASISTFQTLANPRFGVIPYFNSVAGISENINAQNLYSKSISISYKTDSFGEFQVTYFQNDKAEKQDAWYAISGAANSTSNLGEKNPYPVSSDKGSTENYSNNSYSSPYALGKRIYTEVDVTWHGQINDFVSLWMGFGYLNAGDSVRNYRNSKIQYNTTTQSFEWNQNYLQGKNQLAKDAYMAYAQINAAF comes from the coding sequence ATGCAACGTTCAAAAGGTTATTTCTATTTTCTATTGTTAGCGGTTATTATGCCGCTAACAAGACCTAGGGCAGAACCAACAGAAACACAAACTCCCGAAGTCACGGTCCAAACACCCAAACCTTATGTTTCCACGATGAAAGAAAAGGGGATCGATCCAGAATACAATCGTCATATGTTTGTAGAGCCGGAATTGTCAAAACATTCGGCAAACTCTCAACAATTTTGGTTAAACGATGTATTACGTTTTGGATTGTATCTAAGACCAAGACAAGAATCCAGATACAATTTGGATTTTAATGCCTCTGACAAAGGTTATATTGACAGAACCTTACAAACATCTTCGATTTATTTTATTTTTGATCCTAGTCCTTATGTACAAGCAAAAGTAACACTTCAAGATGCTCGAGTTTGGGGAGGAGAATCGCCTGCTTCCTCAGGAGACATCCGAGCTAACTTTTTTAACAACACGGCAGATATCTATTCAAAGAACCAAACAAATGCAGTTTCATTAAACCAAACAGGCGTAAGAGAAGCTTTTGTGACACTCAACCAACTTCCCCTTCATTCCAAGTTTCAAATCGGAAGACAAATTTGGGCTTACGGCGACCAACGGATCATTGGTGGAGGAAACTGGACAGTGAATGGACTTTCCTTTGATGGGGCAAGGCTCATGTTCAACTACGACAATTTTAAAGTCCACTTTCTCATGGCTCGGCCTTACTGGACCCAAAGTGGAACAAACGGAGTAGTTTCTGCCAATGATTCCAAACTCAACTCTGCAGCAACAGGAACTGATACAACTCTTCTGGGAACGTATAATAGTTTTACCATTCCTGATTGGGTGACATTGGATCTTTATAGCTTAGGAGTGGTTCGCAAATGGAAAAAAAATCCAGTGAATCCTGTGACCGGACTTCCAGCATCTTCCAATGATGATCCACTGGCAACAAACAGAAGTAAACAAAACCAAAACCTCATCACAACTGGTTTTCGTCTGACCAATCGAACCAAAGGAAATTTTCTTCCGGAAGGAAAATCATGGGACTTTACTTGGGAATCCGCATTCCAAACTGGTACGAGTGGTCGAAGAATCCAAGACCCGTATTTAAAAGAATTCTTACCGAATGAATATGATAATTCAAGAACCGAAAGAGAAAAATACACGGGACAAATGCATGTCTTTCAAACTGGTTATACGTTCTTCAAAAAACTACGGTTAGGTGGACAAGTATTGTATGCTTCTGGTGATAAAAATAGGGCCGATGCTTCTATATCTACTTTCCAAACTCTCGCCAATCCAAGATTTGGAGTGATCCCCTATTTCAACAGTGTGGCCGGAATTTCTGAAAATATCAACGCTCAGAATCTTTATTCAAAGTCTATCAGTATCAGTTATAAAACTGATTCCTTTGGAGAATTCCAAGTTACTTATTTCCAAAATGATAAAGCGGAAAAACAAGATGCATGGTATGCCATTAGCGGTGCGGCCAACTCGACGAGTAATTTGGGAGAAAAAAATCCTTATCCAGTTTCCTCTGACAAAGGGAGTACGGAGAACTATTCGAATAATTCCTACTCCTCTCCTTATGCCCTTGGGAAACGAATTTATACGGAAGTGGATGTAACTTGGCACGGACAAATAAACGACTTTGTTTCTTTGTGGATGGGCTTTGGGTATTTGAATGCAGGTGACTCGGTACGCAATTACCGAAATAGCAAAATTCAATACAATACAACCACCCAATCCTTTGAATGGAACCAAAACTACTTACAAGGCAAAAACCAATTGGCAAAAGACGCATATATGGCCTATGCCCAAATCAACGCTGCTTTTTAA
- a CDS encoding slr1659 superfamily regulator: protein MEIKDLDYNIQYDEATKTVKFTGSIRLQNLPAYEPLKIFLRDAAKLCQGSLLTLDFRGLQFVNSSGITTLSMFIIDSRKSAACQIKIQGSLNVSWQSKSLSNFKKLWDQVVLEIS, encoded by the coding sequence ATGGAAATCAAAGACTTAGATTACAACATTCAATACGACGAAGCCACTAAAACCGTCAAATTCACTGGATCCATCCGCTTGCAGAACTTACCGGCTTATGAACCCTTAAAAATATTCTTAAGAGACGCAGCTAAACTTTGCCAAGGGTCCTTGTTAACCTTGGACTTCAGAGGTTTACAATTTGTAAACAGCTCAGGAATCACTACCCTGTCCATGTTCATTATTGATTCAAGAAAAAGTGCTGCCTGCCAAATCAAAATCCAAGGATCCCTCAACGTTTCTTGGCAGTCAAAGTCTCTATCTAACTTCAAAAAACTTTGGGACCAAGTGGTTTTGGAAATTTCTTAA
- a CDS encoding TetR/AcrR family transcriptional regulator, with amino-acid sequence MLETSNKQRRIRNSLSREEIRNVSLLILKEEGLDGLSMRKIANRLGCSVASPYSYYESQIDLVQDLIKSGEDELLSMLKKASMEVDTKSAFQQLAAIARAYFNFASNNRELHKVMFVTDYGGVHRKAFPQLPKSYRFFLETVRIGFESGEIPYPKNEYPAIARMMWSWMYGVIVLDMTGMLRKRKGSGNPIEEGISYFQKLLSKKEI; translated from the coding sequence ATGTTGGAAACTTCAAATAAACAAAGACGGATTCGCAATAGCCTTTCTCGTGAAGAAATTAGAAACGTATCCCTCCTGATTTTAAAGGAAGAAGGATTGGATGGTCTTTCTATGCGAAAAATTGCCAACAGACTTGGTTGTAGTGTTGCCAGTCCTTATTCCTATTATGAAAGCCAAATTGACCTTGTCCAAGATTTAATCAAATCAGGTGAGGATGAACTCCTTTCCATGTTAAAAAAAGCAAGTATGGAAGTGGACACAAAATCTGCCTTCCAACAATTAGCTGCCATTGCTCGTGCTTATTTCAACTTCGCAAGTAACAATCGCGAATTACACAAAGTTATGTTTGTGACTGATTACGGTGGTGTACATAGAAAAGCATTCCCTCAATTGCCAAAAAGTTATCGTTTCTTTTTAGAAACTGTTCGTATTGGGTTTGAATCCGGTGAAATTCCTTATCCAAAAAACGAATACCCAGCCATTGCTCGTATGATGTGGAGTTGGATGTATGGAGTGATCGTTTTGGATATGACAGGTATGCTTCGAAAAAGAAAAGGTTCAGGAAATCCCATTGAAGAAGGAATTTCCTATTTCCAAAAACTTCTAAGTAAAAAAGAAATCTAA
- a CDS encoding ABA4-like family protein, with amino-acid sequence MSPSLIFQIANGVTLLSWLVLILSPNQLKVIRLLRFFISGFILGGVYIFLILIGSGEAEGNFSSLESVRSLFANDYVLLAGWIHYLAFDLFLGTWEVEDGSKVGMNRWILVPILALTFYFGPAGFVLYLILRFLKGFVFKKEKVT; translated from the coding sequence ATGAGCCCTTCCCTAATTTTTCAAATAGCCAACGGCGTTACGCTCCTTTCCTGGTTAGTATTAATTCTTTCACCGAACCAACTAAAGGTGATTCGTCTTCTACGATTTTTTATATCAGGGTTTATTCTTGGTGGAGTTTATATTTTTTTGATCCTTATAGGAAGTGGAGAAGCAGAAGGAAATTTTTCGAGTTTGGAATCGGTACGCTCTTTATTTGCCAATGACTACGTCTTACTTGCAGGTTGGATCCATTATCTAGCCTTTGATTTATTTTTAGGAACCTGGGAAGTGGAAGATGGAAGTAAAGTGGGAATGAACCGATGGATTCTTGTTCCTATTTTGGCCCTCACATTTTACTTCGGTCCAGCAGGATTTGTTTTGTATTTAATACTACGATTTTTGAAAGGATTTGTCTTTAAAAAAGAAAAGGTAACCTAA
- a CDS encoding DUF6272 family protein gives MRKYGNFKSANLINQEPSSKIEIHLKPMDLMRYWRRIGILSNFIGYFYGFSFLPNIPNESIDMKNSEIVNSISTVFNELLENAAKYSYDKKADIEISLIHKGKTFEIYVRNKTNESNVVAYEASLKEIFSAKDLDKLYIEKLETKENDPHRSGIGLIMVLKDYPVEMEVSLESEGNDTIISSHVIYFTDGFPQS, from the coding sequence ATGCGAAAATACGGAAATTTTAAATCTGCAAATCTTATCAACCAAGAGCCCAGTTCAAAAATCGAAATCCATTTAAAACCCATGGATTTAATGCGTTATTGGCGTCGAATCGGAATTCTTTCCAATTTTATCGGATATTTTTACGGGTTCTCTTTTTTACCCAATATTCCTAATGAATCCATCGATATGAAAAATTCGGAGATTGTTAATTCTATCTCTACGGTATTCAATGAACTATTGGAAAATGCTGCCAAGTATTCTTATGATAAAAAAGCAGATATTGAAATCTCTCTCATTCATAAAGGCAAAACTTTTGAGATATATGTTCGTAACAAAACAAACGAATCAAATGTTGTGGCTTATGAGGCAAGTTTAAAAGAAATTTTTTCTGCAAAAGACTTAGATAAATTGTATATTGAAAAATTAGAAACGAAGGAAAATGATCCTCATCGTTCCGGAATTGGCCTCATTATGGTTTTAAAAGATTATCCAGTGGAGATGGAAGTCTCTTTGGAATCGGAAGGAAATGATACAATCATATCAAGTCACGTCATCTATTTTACAGACGGGTTCCCTCAATCATAA
- a CDS encoding LIC_13355 family lipoprotein, which translates to MQKHLKTKTLCLMFLLIFVSFSVCKPSASGTAEESLAALLPLLNAANSATACPKSPLPSDINIATTVVSASANISGFSDSNKAVNGVCGAGELVGSLDVYALEITGPGASIVLSWGGKTVKNSFGDDFIVYDNSFRISDETNTYAMDPSVVQVSIDNINYCGFNPSYTAGNINLLSSWTKFGGLRPVYYNMTTKPFSNEDLFINTGGLFLLGGGDGFDLDNLDPTDPNDTNCDGALVTNIQTNGFKFIKITSASNVNNPGNPGNKFPWPPGSYNGSDIDGVVAREIQ; encoded by the coding sequence ATGCAAAAACATTTGAAAACAAAAACATTATGTCTAATGTTTCTCTTGATTTTTGTATCCTTCTCTGTTTGCAAACCATCTGCATCGGGAACTGCGGAAGAAAGCCTAGCTGCTCTATTGCCATTACTGAATGCGGCAAACAGTGCTACCGCATGTCCCAAATCTCCTTTACCGTCCGACATTAACATCGCGACGACAGTCGTTAGTGCGAGTGCAAATATTTCTGGGTTTTCCGACTCAAACAAAGCAGTCAACGGAGTTTGTGGCGCAGGCGAGCTTGTGGGATCACTGGATGTTTATGCTTTAGAAATTACAGGACCCGGTGCCTCGATAGTTCTCAGTTGGGGCGGCAAAACCGTAAAAAATTCTTTCGGTGACGACTTTATTGTTTATGATAATAGTTTTCGAATTTCCGATGAAACCAATACATATGCGATGGACCCATCTGTGGTTCAAGTGTCGATTGACAATATAAATTACTGTGGATTTAACCCAAGTTATACGGCTGGAAACATAAATTTGTTATCCAGTTGGACAAAATTTGGTGGCCTACGACCTGTATATTACAATATGACAACAAAACCTTTTTCCAACGAAGATTTATTTATCAACACAGGAGGATTGTTTTTGTTAGGTGGCGGAGATGGATTTGATTTAGACAATTTGGATCCAACAGATCCGAACGATACCAATTGTGACGGCGCACTTGTCACCAATATCCAAACAAATGGATTTAAATTTATCAAAATTACTTCGGCAAGCAACGTAAACAATCCAGGAAATCCTGGGAACAAATTCCCATGGCCCCCAGGAAGTTATAATGGCAGTGATATCGACGGAGTGGTTGCACGCGAAATCCAATGA
- a CDS encoding lysophospholipid acyltransferase family protein produces MFYYVGRSIGFVLMWIVVKPMRLKYGHKKVEIQNDHILRKLNGKSAILISNHIKPRNKFLKAITMPYDAFVIRGVLKRYGIYTTALTSYDSGVSNKGKKRKWLHRKEQLVKGIVKSIDLIPLNRSESDPTTIKDFKRRIGRGNLGIGIFPEGTWYRGFRKSRKLYPGMVVLSKRYNLPIIPLYLDAYNLNKPIRLSVGNPIWEVTDAPETINYIRSELIRLKDKGTSVSITKVNEEILDDENEGMEISPVG; encoded by the coding sequence ATGTTCTATTATGTGGGAAGATCAATTGGATTTGTGCTGATGTGGATTGTCGTGAAACCAATGCGTTTAAAATACGGGCACAAAAAAGTTGAAATTCAAAATGATCATATCTTACGGAAGTTAAATGGAAAATCAGCAATCCTGATTTCAAACCACATCAAACCAAGGAATAAGTTTTTAAAAGCGATTACGATGCCTTATGATGCCTTTGTGATTCGAGGGGTTCTGAAACGTTATGGTATTTATACAACCGCACTTACTAGCTACGATTCTGGAGTTTCCAATAAAGGGAAAAAAAGAAAATGGTTACATAGAAAAGAACAATTGGTGAAAGGAATTGTAAAGTCTATAGATTTGATTCCACTGAACCGAAGTGAGTCAGATCCTACCACGATTAAAGATTTTAAACGTAGAATTGGGCGTGGTAACTTGGGGATTGGAATTTTTCCTGAAGGCACTTGGTATCGCGGATTTCGAAAAAGTCGAAAATTATATCCCGGTATGGTGGTTTTGAGTAAACGCTATAACTTACCGATCATTCCTTTGTATCTTGATGCATATAATTTAAATAAACCCATTCGATTGTCTGTTGGAAATCCAATTTGGGAAGTGACTGATGCACCAGAAACTATCAATTACATTCGAAGTGAACTCATTCGGTTGAAAGACAAAGGAACTTCTGTTTCAATTACTAAAGTAAACGAAGAAATATTAGATGATGAAAATGAAGGTATGGAAATTTCACCAGTAGGTTAG
- a CDS encoding ankyrin repeat domain-containing protein → MKTILSCSNCFSGHSVSTSKLEGKKGKYRCKKCASWNHFDYHTDFSSSASDSLVLYDLKFKDHIPEHKLQGQIFGRYTTDFISDWSNEELVFLKDEEGNENDLRISISGLPEIIRLKNFIFDITTESPSKSLNIIINQNVNVSPVRLSITVDLLDEHSVSGKLYLAIADEWNTLLHGSFTATHIYKIQFDEHGDSDKKLPGFISNELSAKIYALSGNILSLQESFSLLDQLGKEELLTLVMYHWPENQSTISEVHFKEGNLQVVFQLTQKKLNETLIFLLSNQVVPNQKHWRLIHDVVCHSDGEPLFIPLLKHKFPDGYEINLGSSLELKNDDKTLDWLDSDDIYLLDSFVRTVGSLDFVINDSIRNPLGFSLLQECFVRARYKSCMRLLERGADPNQLDANGESAIFKLCQDSTLRLQEKTSLMDELIRRGAKVNLQSVNGMTPLHWCSVFGEPSLAKRLINAGIDIHTTDNSGSTALHEACKFGNSAVLALLLESGAKSNAKTVDEKTGRDLAFENLEIADLEGDEEKKDRCQRVLSLLDVYGG, encoded by the coding sequence ATGAAAACGATCTTATCCTGTTCTAATTGTTTTAGTGGCCATTCTGTTTCAACTTCCAAATTGGAAGGTAAAAAAGGGAAGTATCGCTGCAAAAAATGTGCTTCGTGGAACCATTTTGATTACCACACTGATTTTTCTTCGTCGGCATCCGACTCACTCGTGTTATATGATCTTAAATTTAAAGATCATATCCCTGAACACAAATTACAAGGCCAAATTTTTGGTAGGTATACTACAGATTTTATCTCTGACTGGTCAAACGAGGAACTTGTATTTTTAAAAGATGAGGAAGGAAATGAAAACGATTTGCGTATTTCTATTTCAGGTTTACCAGAAATCATTCGATTAAAAAATTTTATTTTCGATATTACAACAGAGTCTCCTTCTAAGTCTCTAAACATAATTATCAATCAAAATGTAAATGTTTCACCAGTAAGATTATCAATCACAGTCGATTTACTAGATGAACATTCAGTTTCAGGGAAATTGTATTTAGCAATCGCTGATGAATGGAATACATTGTTGCATGGAAGTTTTACAGCTACACACATTTATAAAATTCAATTTGACGAACACGGAGATTCAGATAAAAAACTTCCTGGTTTTATTTCAAATGAACTCAGTGCAAAAATTTATGCATTGTCAGGAAATATTTTATCTCTTCAAGAATCATTTTCTCTTTTGGACCAATTAGGGAAAGAAGAACTTTTAACTTTGGTAATGTACCATTGGCCAGAAAATCAATCTACAATTTCGGAAGTTCATTTTAAAGAAGGAAACTTACAAGTTGTGTTTCAACTTACACAAAAAAAACTTAATGAAACATTGATTTTCCTTTTATCCAATCAAGTTGTACCAAATCAAAAACATTGGCGACTCATCCATGATGTTGTCTGCCATTCTGATGGCGAACCACTGTTTATTCCTCTCTTAAAACACAAGTTTCCAGATGGTTATGAAATTAATTTAGGTTCTAGTTTGGAATTAAAAAATGACGATAAAACTTTGGATTGGTTGGATTCAGATGACATTTATCTCTTGGATTCCTTTGTTCGTACAGTAGGCTCGCTCGACTTTGTCATTAATGATTCAATTCGGAATCCATTGGGTTTTTCACTTTTACAAGAATGTTTTGTTCGTGCTAGATACAAATCATGTATGCGTTTGCTGGAACGCGGGGCTGATCCAAACCAATTGGATGCCAATGGAGAATCTGCAATTTTTAAATTATGCCAAGATAGTACACTTCGATTGCAAGAAAAAACATCATTAATGGATGAATTGATCAGACGGGGAGCAAAGGTAAATCTCCAATCAGTGAATGGAATGACTCCTTTACATTGGTGTTCAGTTTTTGGAGAACCTAGTTTGGCCAAAAGGTTAATCAATGCTGGTATAGATATTCACACAACAGATAACAGTGGTAGTACGGCACTTCATGAAGCATGTAAGTTTGGAAATTCTGCTGTACTTGCTTTGTTATTAGAATCAGGTGCCAAATCCAATGCTAAAACAGTCGATGAAAAAACTGGTAGGGATCTTGCCTTTGAAAATTTGGAAATTGCTGATTTGGAAGGTGATGAAGAGAAAAAGGACAGGTGCCAACGAGTTCTTTCTCTCTTAGATGTTTACGGAGGTTAG
- a CDS encoding PP2C family protein-serine/threonine phosphatase → MQQSPPKENRFVLSNYYKKQLNEIAYQGEFRAEIFATKFRFFFLGMIFIFSTLGLLSGRPVVEFYYQISSILILLCYNFIVLYSLNKSGKYLEIFKFLSSFLEITLLTFVIGYTAQAQKNPSLVYAAPMIYVFFILIALASIRNNTKAIISAVIVLIVEYASLTIYFYPEMSDMNTKLIELSSYLKPNFLEENSTFFLVSAVPMGIFLILLYMIVTGGLILYAIRNTSRTTHEQADLIFNAERQAILEENMHLGMELEVARQIQAMVLPRNKELKEIRELEISARMDAAKEVGGDYYDVVHHEDGTVYIGIGDVTDHGLASGVVMLMTQSAFITTLRSKVISLSESLRSINSILFSNIHVRMNDVRNLTLALFSYKNGVFTTAGQHETIMVYRYASKKTEIMDTAENGMLVGLTESIDEFIHEKQIPLHPKDMILLYTDGATEAENPKKEQFGSNRLIESLERHAELKTTDAILDAIFKDIYVFIDGMDVYDDITIMIMRKSD, encoded by the coding sequence ATGCAGCAATCTCCTCCCAAAGAAAATCGATTCGTTCTTTCTAACTATTACAAAAAACAATTAAATGAGATTGCCTACCAAGGTGAATTTCGAGCAGAAATTTTCGCAACAAAGTTTCGATTCTTCTTCCTAGGAATGATATTTATCTTTTCCACTTTGGGGCTGCTTTCTGGCCGTCCTGTAGTTGAATTCTATTACCAAATTTCCTCCATCTTAATTCTTCTCTGTTATAACTTTATTGTTCTTTATTCGTTAAATAAATCTGGCAAATACCTTGAAATCTTTAAATTTTTATCTTCCTTCTTAGAAATTACTCTACTAACTTTCGTTATAGGATATACCGCACAGGCTCAAAAAAATCCAAGCCTTGTTTATGCGGCTCCAATGATCTATGTTTTTTTTATTCTAATCGCACTTGCTTCGATACGCAATAATACGAAAGCTATCATCTCTGCTGTCATTGTCCTGATTGTAGAGTATGCATCTTTAACCATTTACTTTTATCCAGAGATGTCCGATATGAATACAAAACTCATCGAGTTGTCTTCTTATCTTAAACCAAACTTCTTAGAAGAAAATAGCACATTCTTTTTAGTTAGCGCCGTTCCTATGGGTATCTTTCTCATCCTTCTTTACATGATCGTTACCGGTGGATTAATACTATATGCAATCCGGAATACTTCTCGCACCACTCATGAACAAGCAGACTTAATTTTTAACGCGGAAAGACAAGCCATCCTAGAAGAAAATATGCATCTCGGTATGGAATTGGAAGTAGCTAGGCAGATTCAAGCAATGGTACTACCCCGTAATAAGGAATTAAAAGAGATTCGAGAATTAGAAATTTCCGCCAGAATGGATGCTGCAAAGGAAGTAGGTGGAGACTATTATGATGTAGTCCACCATGAAGATGGGACAGTGTATATCGGGATCGGAGATGTTACAGACCATGGTCTTGCTTCTGGCGTTGTGATGCTGATGACTCAATCTGCATTCATCACCACATTACGTTCAAAAGTCATCTCTTTAAGTGAATCTCTTCGCTCTATTAATTCCATTTTATTTTCTAATATCCATGTGAGAATGAATGACGTTCGAAACCTAACACTCGCACTCTTTTCTTATAAAAACGGAGTATTTACTACGGCAGGACAGCACGAAACCATTATGGTCTACCGCTATGCTTCGAAAAAAACTGAAATCATGGATACTGCTGAAAATGGTATGTTAGTTGGTCTTACAGAGTCCATTGATGAATTTATTCATGAAAAACAAATCCCACTCCACCCAAAAGACATGATCCTTTTATATACCGATGGGGCAACAGAAGCAGAAAATCCAAAAAAAGAACAATTTGGTTCCAATCGTTTAATCGAATCTTTGGAAAGACATGCAGAACTAAAAACAACCGACGCAATTTTAGATGCAATTTTTAAAGATATTTATGTCTTCATTGATGGAATGGATGTTTATGATGACATTACCATAATGATTATGCGTAAAAGCGACTAA
- a CDS encoding slr1658 superfamily regulator has protein sequence MNQKAPIIIGDYHIIPENLPADGQLRLIFQPIDMTTYWRRCGLTANFVAGFYSYCYEASEAKANALSTIINELLENASKFSKAREGTINVELKQYGNLLRIDVLNVASKTLRDSFELFVNKLLSENVEEMYFSTLETKVDGDTNSGLGLLMMLKDYRVRFGYSFTEIDADTHEIMVRAIINVEEI, from the coding sequence TTGAATCAAAAGGCACCCATCATTATCGGGGATTACCACATCATTCCAGAAAATTTGCCTGCTGATGGCCAACTTCGATTGATTTTCCAACCAATCGATATGACCACTTATTGGAGAAGGTGCGGGCTCACAGCAAACTTTGTTGCTGGATTTTATTCCTATTGTTACGAGGCAAGTGAGGCCAAAGCCAACGCTCTCTCTACCATCATTAACGAACTTTTGGAGAATGCTTCTAAATTCTCAAAAGCGAGAGAAGGCACAATCAACGTAGAATTGAAACAGTATGGAAATCTTTTAAGGATCGATGTTTTAAATGTGGCGTCAAAAACCTTACGAGATAGTTTTGAGCTTTTTGTAAATAAACTCTTGTCGGAGAACGTGGAGGAGATGTATTTTTCTACACTCGAAACCAAAGTAGACGGCGATACCAATTCAGGACTTGGACTTCTCATGATGTTAAAAGACTACCGTGTCAGATTTGGTTATAGTTTCACTGAGATCGATGCCGATACTCATGAAATCATGGTAAGAGCAATTATCAACGTAGAAGAGATATAA
- a CDS encoding TetR/AcrR family transcriptional regulator: MNPAKKKQSLPKLKSTSSTKPSGYHHGNLREMVLEHSKKVLETTGVSSLSLRDIANDLGVSHTAPYRHFPKKMDLLQALVTEGFRELSEAMERAWNHAEDPLEKVRMAGVEYIFLLLKNPRRTELMFGGEIYVSGDPVSDDLRECGKLAYMGMFKIVEYGQKSLKLKNSVSTDTLMMSFWSGVHGFAVLNERKWKQIKSKEDEESFHKEVNQILEIMIEGTRL, encoded by the coding sequence ATGAATCCAGCCAAAAAAAAACAATCTCTTCCTAAACTAAAATCCACCAGTTCCACCAAACCAAGCGGTTACCATCATGGAAATCTCCGGGAAATGGTTTTGGAACATTCGAAGAAGGTTTTGGAAACCACAGGTGTCTCTTCTTTGAGTTTGCGAGATATTGCTAATGATTTAGGAGTCAGTCATACCGCCCCCTATCGCCATTTTCCCAAAAAAATGGACCTTCTCCAGGCACTAGTGACCGAAGGTTTTCGTGAATTATCCGAGGCAATGGAAAGGGCATGGAACCATGCAGAAGATCCGTTAGAAAAAGTTAGAATGGCAGGAGTAGAATATATTTTCCTTCTCCTTAAAAATCCAAGAAGGACAGAACTTATGTTTGGTGGTGAAATTTATGTTTCTGGTGATCCTGTTTCAGATGATTTGAGAGAATGTGGAAAACTCGCATACATGGGAATGTTCAAGATTGTTGAGTATGGCCAAAAGTCTTTGAAGTTAAAAAACTCAGTATCTACTGATACTTTGATGATGAGTTTTTGGAGTGGAGTTCATGGATTTGCTGTATTGAATGAACGTAAGTGGAAACAAATCAAATCCAAAGAAGATGAAGAATCTTTTCATAAAGAGGTTAATCAAATTTTAGAGATTATGATTGAGGGAACCCGTCTGTAA